In the genome of Hymenobacter taeanensis, one region contains:
- a CDS encoding DNA/RNA non-specific endonuclease: MKLLTKPAYLLLVLAAATSCDSSNSPDPTPKATSVHLTLGNPSGAVADVKKPTNYLLLKPQYALSYHRDRGIPNWVSWHLDNTWRGAAPRQDDFRADDALPEGWYQVQGSSYQGSGFDRGHNCPSADRTKTVADNSATFLMTNMTPQAPRSNQQTWARLEEYCRSLADTGKELYILCGSYGKGGSGSDGGVTQTIDEGHVTVPRRCWKVVIILPIGSNDAARVSTGTRVIAIDSPNDNSIGSNWGQYRVSVDAIEAATGLDLLSAVSPAVQAKLESTVDAGPTE; encoded by the coding sequence ATGAAACTACTAACCAAACCCGCTTACCTGCTGCTGGTGTTGGCTGCCGCAACTAGTTGCGACTCCAGTAACTCGCCTGATCCTACCCCGAAGGCAACCAGTGTACATCTCACGCTCGGCAACCCCAGCGGAGCGGTAGCTGATGTTAAAAAGCCTACTAACTACTTGCTGCTGAAACCACAGTATGCGCTCAGCTACCACCGCGACCGTGGAATTCCGAATTGGGTGAGCTGGCACCTGGATAATACTTGGCGGGGGGCAGCACCCCGCCAAGATGACTTCCGGGCCGATGATGCCTTACCGGAGGGGTGGTACCAGGTGCAGGGGAGTAGTTACCAAGGCTCTGGCTTTGATAGGGGCCATAACTGCCCCTCCGCCGACCGCACCAAAACAGTAGCCGATAACTCGGCCACTTTTCTGATGACCAACATGACGCCTCAGGCGCCGCGCAGTAATCAGCAAACCTGGGCCCGGCTGGAGGAGTACTGCCGCTCCTTGGCCGATACAGGCAAAGAACTATATATACTATGTGGGAGCTACGGCAAAGGTGGCAGCGGCTCCGATGGGGGAGTAACCCAAACCATTGACGAGGGGCACGTGACGGTGCCACGCCGGTGCTGGAAAGTAGTGATAATACTGCCCATAGGCAGTAATGATGCGGCTCGCGTTAGTACGGGTACGCGCGTTATTGCCATTGACTCGCCCAACGATAACAGCATCGGCAGCAACTGGGGCCAGTACCGTGTGAGCGTTGATGCCATTGAAGCCGCTACTGGCCTAGATCTGCTGTCGGCCGTTTCACCGGCAGTCCAAGCCAAGCTTGAGAGCACCGTAGACGCGGGCCCCACGGAGTAG
- a CDS encoding DUF3140 domain-containing protein — protein MATSDSSASDIYNEFKQDVNMTASELEKWLKTDESKSVGQDSGDGTSIGHKSGEHIIRILHKKKADLTSDDEAHMHKVHSYVSRHLGQGPHHEEDVETSRWRYSLMNWGHDPLKDKR, from the coding sequence ATGGCAACCTCAGATTCTTCCGCCTCAGATATTTACAACGAGTTTAAGCAGGATGTAAATATGACCGCAAGTGAGCTGGAAAAATGGCTCAAGACTGATGAATCAAAATCCGTAGGCCAGGATAGTGGCGATGGCACCAGCATTGGGCACAAATCGGGGGAGCACATCATCCGAATTCTGCACAAGAAAAAGGCCGACTTAACCTCCGACGATGAAGCTCACATGCATAAAGTGCACAGTTATGTGAGCCGTCATCTTGGGCAGGGGCCTCATCATGAGGAAGATGTAGAAACATCCCGTTGGCGCTACTCCCTCATGAACTGGGGACACGACCCCCTGAAGGACAAGAGGTAA
- a CDS encoding TonB-dependent receptor domain-containing protein — translation MKTSICGLVFRPLFLLILGAASCNDAQAQNASGLAGSVKSASGLPLEYATVVLHRASDSTVVKSEFSDGEGSFRFESAAAGRYLVSASQVGFTRSWSRPLELPVASTFSLTLTLQPTGATNLKEVTVLGQKPLYEREADRTIVNVENSTLSAGNTTLDVLRRAPGVTVDGNDNLALRGKQGLLVLIDGKRQPMTGTELADYLRALPAEQLKNIELITNPPAKYDAQGGAGIIAINLKKDQRLGTNGSVNTSYGRSFFGGKFTSTLSLNHRRKGLNIFGSYTYSDRHNQPLLAISRDFYSVHDLGGPEANRTFTGSSEQDNRNQVHGRNHAAKAGFDFTLSERTVVGVALNGFTNQVPQNGTNFTQFFSAEGGLLETYRSTNVRTSHSPNGAANINFKHTFPADSGNTRELTADADIARYSTDRTQNLTTRYEGGRLPFVLRGSQEGDLTIKSAKADYVQTLGKQLRLEAGVKGSQVYSDNDVLFINNLSRTGLDSVDLGKTNRFRYNENISAAYGTLTFTPQPGFTLTAGLRGEQTNAKGRQSVGNEGFDRNYFQLFPSAALKHQLSKDHEVAVSLSRRIDRPSYNQLNPFRAYIDATTYGSGNPNLRPQTSYNVELNHTFKQKYTTGLNYTKTSLPIIQVVQPAPSSEGRQQVVSTSVNLQAQEYYALDLTIPLEPMKGWSIYNNAVVYYSRFMGNLAGTNLNRGRAAFNITSNSSFTFGKGWSADLSGSYQSRELYGFLDVRPQGQVTAGVQKAFWDRKGTLKLNVTDIFFTSPVRATSSYANYVERFYQRQDSRVATLSFGYRFGNDKLSTNRRRTGGAEEEKRRAG, via the coding sequence ATGAAAACTTCGATTTGTGGGCTGGTCTTCCGGCCATTATTTCTGCTTATACTAGGCGCTGCCAGTTGCAACGATGCGCAGGCCCAGAATGCCAGCGGTTTGGCAGGCAGTGTAAAAAGTGCGTCTGGCCTTCCCCTTGAGTATGCCACTGTGGTACTGCACCGGGCCAGTGATTCAACTGTGGTGAAGTCAGAGTTCAGCGACGGGGAAGGCAGCTTCCGCTTTGAGTCAGCGGCAGCTGGTCGTTATCTGGTTTCGGCCTCACAGGTAGGGTTTACCCGCTCCTGGAGCAGGCCCCTTGAACTGCCCGTGGCCAGCACTTTTTCCCTTACGCTCACGCTGCAGCCTACCGGCGCTACCAACCTTAAGGAGGTGACGGTATTAGGTCAGAAGCCGCTTTACGAGAGGGAAGCTGACCGCACCATTGTTAACGTGGAAAATAGCACCCTATCGGCGGGTAATACTACGCTGGATGTACTGCGCCGCGCCCCGGGGGTTACGGTAGATGGCAACGACAACCTGGCCCTACGGGGAAAACAGGGCTTATTGGTACTCATTGATGGCAAACGCCAGCCCATGACCGGCACTGAGCTGGCCGATTATCTGCGGGCCTTACCAGCTGAGCAGCTTAAGAACATTGAGCTGATTACCAACCCGCCGGCCAAGTATGATGCCCAGGGTGGGGCCGGTATCATCGCCATCAACCTCAAAAAAGACCAGCGCCTGGGCACTAACGGCAGCGTGAACACCAGCTACGGCCGTAGCTTTTTCGGGGGTAAATTCACCTCTACCCTCTCGCTGAACCACCGCCGCAAAGGGTTAAATATTTTCGGAAGCTATACTTACTCAGACCGCCACAACCAGCCACTGCTCGCCATCAGTCGCGACTTTTATAGCGTGCATGACCTCGGCGGCCCCGAAGCCAACCGCACCTTCACGGGCAGCAGTGAGCAGGACAACCGCAACCAGGTACACGGCCGCAACCACGCCGCCAAAGCCGGCTTCGACTTCACCCTCTCTGAGCGGACGGTGGTAGGCGTGGCGCTCAACGGTTTCACAAACCAGGTACCCCAGAATGGCACCAACTTCACCCAGTTCTTCAGTGCCGAGGGTGGTCTACTGGAAACCTACCGCTCCACCAACGTGCGTACCTCCCATTCACCGAACGGAGCCGCCAACATCAACTTCAAGCACACGTTCCCGGCCGACTCAGGTAATACGCGGGAGCTGACTGCCGACGCTGATATAGCCCGCTACTCTACTGACCGCACCCAGAACCTCACCACCCGCTACGAAGGAGGCCGCCTGCCGTTTGTGCTGCGCGGTAGCCAGGAAGGCGACCTTACCATCAAGTCGGCGAAGGCTGATTACGTCCAGACGCTTGGCAAACAGCTGCGCCTGGAAGCCGGCGTCAAGGGTAGCCAGGTGTACTCTGATAATGACGTGCTGTTCATTAACAACCTCAGCCGCACTGGCCTAGACTCCGTGGATCTGGGCAAAACCAACCGCTTCCGCTACAACGAGAACATCAGCGCCGCTTATGGCACGCTCACTTTCACACCCCAGCCCGGCTTTACGCTCACGGCGGGCTTGCGTGGCGAGCAAACCAATGCCAAGGGCCGCCAGTCGGTAGGGAACGAGGGGTTTGACCGCAACTACTTCCAGCTGTTCCCGAGTGCAGCCCTGAAGCACCAGCTCAGCAAAGACCACGAAGTAGCCGTATCGTTGAGTCGCCGGATTGACCGGCCCAGCTACAACCAGCTCAACCCCTTCCGGGCGTACATTGATGCCACCACGTATGGCTCCGGCAACCCCAACCTGCGGCCTCAAACCAGCTACAATGTAGAGCTAAACCACACGTTTAAGCAGAAGTACACTACGGGCCTCAACTACACCAAAACCTCGCTGCCTATTATTCAGGTAGTGCAGCCGGCTCCTAGTTCTGAAGGGCGGCAGCAGGTAGTATCTACCAGCGTAAATCTGCAGGCACAGGAGTACTATGCCCTGGACCTAACGATACCATTGGAGCCCATGAAGGGCTGGAGCATTTATAATAACGCGGTGGTGTACTACTCCCGGTTTATGGGTAACCTGGCAGGCACCAACCTTAACCGGGGCCGGGCCGCCTTCAACATCACCAGCAACAGCTCCTTCACGTTTGGCAAAGGCTGGTCGGCTGATTTAAGTGGCAGTTACCAGTCGCGGGAGTTATATGGGTTCCTGGATGTGCGCCCTCAGGGCCAGGTAACGGCCGGGGTACAAAAGGCATTCTGGGACCGGAAGGGCACCCTGAAGCTAAACGTAACGGACATCTTCTTCACCAGCCCCGTCCGCGCTACGTCGTCTTACGCCAACTACGTAGAGCGCTTTTACCAGCGCCAGGACTCCCGCGTGGCCACTCTTTCCTTTGGCTACCGCTTCGGCAACGACAAGCTGAGCACCAACCGCCGGCGTACGGGTGGCGCCGAGGAAGAAAAACGCCGGGCCGGATAA
- a CDS encoding MarR family winged helix-turn-helix transcriptional regulator, with translation MLSSIIFYSLDKAIRQYRKMAQANIDRAGVAITVDQWLVLQVIQEHDDLTQTGIAERVFKDQASVARMISLLLTRGLLVSEPSRNDGRRSRLRVTPTGLQTLAAVEPVVLNNRSVALRGISERELSVLKELLEQISANCSASS, from the coding sequence ATGCTCTCTTCAATCATCTTCTACTCCCTTGATAAAGCTATCAGGCAGTACCGCAAAATGGCGCAAGCCAATATTGACCGGGCAGGTGTTGCCATTACAGTTGATCAGTGGCTGGTACTGCAGGTGATTCAGGAGCACGACGACCTAACGCAAACCGGTATTGCGGAGCGTGTTTTCAAGGACCAGGCCTCCGTGGCCCGCATGATCAGTTTACTGCTGACGCGTGGACTATTGGTCTCGGAGCCTTCGCGAAATGACGGGCGCCGTTCGCGGCTACGGGTAACGCCCACTGGCCTACAAACACTGGCGGCCGTGGAGCCAGTGGTGCTCAACAACCGTAGTGTGGCGTTGAGAGGCATTTCTGAGCGGGAACTAAGCGTACTGAAGGAGCTTCTGGAGCAAATCTCTGCTAACTGCTCTGCTTCCAGCTAA
- a CDS encoding TonB-dependent receptor: MLLHNQLIVSMPFALPGFLGRFGLVASIALLPASVVAQAQSAQVRGLVRATSGSVLEYVTLTLHRATDSVAVKTEFSDAQGAYLLLAPPGRYLVSGALVGYGRAWTPAFELSAAGLTLPDLRLAATAATTLKGVTVTGQKQQFERLSDRTVVNVEGTPLSAGNTTLDVLSRAPGVTVAGNDNLALRGKQGLLVLIDGKRVPLIGTELADYLRALPAEQVRSIELITNPPAKYDAQGGAGIIAINLKKDQRLGTNGSVNTSYGRGQYGKFTSGFSLNHRQQKLNLFATYSYADRQSFQKLNFSRIFYQDDQQVRSQSIQYNDARGHLQSHTWRAGLDYTLTKNTQLGVAVSGLASRVPSQGENTGLFLNAQTQPTAQFTSDIYRNLRTPNQTANVSVRHRFAPDSLGTPELSADFDFGRYGTYRTLDLLNHFTLPTVLDNRLIGDQNGRLSIWSGKADYIRPLRHNLRLEAGVKASRVNSDNDVLFLKVINGVQSVDTRTTNQFHYDEDIRAGYLTLSRTRPGLTLTAGLRGEQTVVEGRQAIGDQRFRRNYFQLFPNFSLERVLNPQHTLALNFSRRIDRPTYNTQLNPFRSYIDAVSYRSGNPNLWPQTNLVAELTHTFKQKLVTGLSYTRTSRPIVGATLLDADGLVVATFTNLEAQHYYAFTFTAPLKPTKWLNLYANAEVFYIYFEGQLTNGSKPASGRPAAILSGNANLSLGKGWTLDLNGNYHTPERYAFERVRSFGQAAAGVQKGLGSHASLRFNVTDIFYTAPLRSTSTYLPLQEVFRNRQDSRVATLAFNYRFGNDKVAPSRRRATGVEDEKRRAGNVQ, from the coding sequence ATGTTGCTTCACAACCAACTCATCGTGTCTATGCCATTTGCTTTGCCCGGTTTTCTGGGCCGTTTTGGGCTAGTTGCCAGTATAGCGCTACTGCCCGCCTCTGTAGTTGCTCAGGCCCAGTCGGCCCAGGTGCGCGGCCTTGTACGCGCTACCTCCGGCAGTGTCCTTGAATACGTTACGCTTACCCTCCACCGAGCTACCGACTCGGTAGCTGTTAAAACTGAATTCAGCGACGCCCAAGGCGCCTACCTCCTCCTTGCTCCTCCTGGTCGGTACCTGGTATCGGGGGCGCTGGTAGGCTATGGCCGCGCCTGGACTCCTGCCTTTGAGCTGTCGGCCGCTGGCCTTACCCTGCCGGATCTGCGGCTGGCGGCTACGGCAGCCACTACCCTGAAGGGCGTCACTGTTACAGGTCAGAAACAACAGTTTGAACGCCTCTCTGACCGTACCGTAGTAAATGTTGAGGGCACCCCGCTAAGTGCCGGCAATACTACACTGGATGTACTCAGCCGTGCCCCCGGCGTAACCGTTGCGGGCAACGACAACCTGGCCCTGCGGGGAAAGCAGGGCTTGCTGGTGCTCATTGATGGCAAGCGCGTGCCCCTTATTGGCACCGAGCTAGCCGATTACCTGCGGGCCCTCCCCGCCGAGCAGGTGCGCAGCATTGAGTTAATCACCAATCCACCAGCCAAATATGATGCGCAGGGAGGAGCAGGCATCATCGCCATCAACTTAAAGAAGGATCAGCGCCTGGGCACCAACGGTAGCGTAAACACCAGCTACGGGCGCGGACAATACGGCAAGTTTACTTCAGGGTTCTCTCTCAATCACCGGCAACAGAAGCTAAACCTGTTTGCTACTTATTCTTACGCTGACCGGCAGAGCTTTCAAAAGCTCAACTTTTCCCGAATTTTTTACCAGGACGACCAGCAGGTACGCAGCCAGAGCATTCAGTATAACGATGCCCGGGGGCACCTGCAGTCGCATACCTGGCGCGCGGGCCTCGACTACACACTCACTAAAAATACGCAGTTGGGAGTGGCGGTGAGTGGCCTAGCAAGCCGGGTACCTTCACAGGGAGAAAACACTGGCCTGTTCCTGAATGCGCAGACGCAGCCCACGGCCCAATTCACCTCGGATATTTACCGGAACCTGCGCACTCCCAACCAAACGGCAAACGTATCGGTGCGGCACCGTTTCGCTCCTGATTCATTGGGTACCCCGGAGCTGTCGGCTGATTTTGATTTTGGCCGGTACGGGACCTACCGCACCCTTGACTTGCTCAACCACTTTACGCTGCCAACCGTACTGGATAACCGCCTGATTGGCGACCAAAACGGACGACTCTCTATCTGGTCGGGTAAGGCCGACTACATTCGGCCCCTGCGTCATAATCTGCGCCTGGAAGCCGGGGTGAAAGCCAGCCGGGTCAACTCAGATAACGATGTATTATTTCTGAAGGTGATTAATGGGGTCCAGAGCGTAGATACCCGCACTACCAATCAGTTTCATTATGATGAGGATATTCGGGCGGGGTACCTCACCCTTTCCCGCACCCGGCCGGGCCTCACGCTCACCGCTGGCCTACGCGGAGAACAAACGGTAGTAGAAGGTCGCCAGGCCATCGGCGACCAACGTTTCCGCCGCAATTATTTTCAGCTGTTTCCCAACTTCAGCCTGGAGCGGGTGCTAAATCCTCAGCATACACTGGCCCTGAACTTCAGCCGCCGCATAGACCGCCCTACTTATAACACCCAGCTCAATCCCTTCCGCTCCTATATTGATGCGGTTTCTTACCGCAGCGGCAACCCCAACCTCTGGCCCCAAACCAACCTGGTGGCGGAGCTAACGCACACCTTCAAGCAAAAGCTGGTAACAGGGCTTAGCTACACGCGTACCTCCCGCCCCATTGTAGGCGCCACGCTGCTGGATGCCGATGGCCTCGTAGTTGCTACCTTCACCAACCTGGAGGCTCAACATTATTACGCCTTCACATTTACCGCTCCCCTCAAGCCTACTAAGTGGCTCAATCTGTACGCAAATGCAGAGGTATTCTACATTTATTTTGAGGGACAGCTGACCAATGGTTCTAAACCAGCTTCGGGGCGGCCGGCGGCCATACTTAGCGGCAATGCAAACCTGAGCCTGGGCAAAGGCTGGACCCTCGACCTAAACGGCAACTACCATACCCCGGAGCGGTATGCCTTTGAACGCGTCCGGTCCTTTGGGCAAGCCGCGGCTGGGGTGCAAAAAGGGCTTGGCAGCCATGCCTCCTTGCGGTTCAACGTAACCGATATATTCTACACGGCCCCTCTACGCTCTACCTCTACGTACCTGCCTTTGCAGGAAGTATTCCGCAACCGGCAAGACTCCCGGGTTGCCACACTGGCCTTTAACTACCGGTTTGGCAACGACAAAGTAGCCCCTTCGCGCAGGCGAGCTACGGGCGTGGAAGATGAAAAGCGCCGGGCCGGCAACGTTCAATAG
- a CDS encoding pyridoxal phosphate-dependent aminotransferase, which produces MQVSRMAGSLIGSEIIKIGNEVNDMIRKGEQICNLTIGDFDPSIFPIPEELQQEITLAYQAGHTNYPPANGMVGLREAAAAFTKSRLGLEYSPNDFLVAGGSRPLIYATYLALVDPGDKVVFPVPSWNNNHYCHLSSAQSVMVETRAENNFMPTAEELAPHLEGATLLALCSPLNPTGTVFTREGLEAICDLVLAENKRRQPGEKPLYLLYDQIYWLLTFGTTEHYDPVNLRPELRDYTIYIDGISKCLAATGVRVGYAFGPLAVIDKMKAILGHVGAWAPKAEQVATAKYLPQAEKVDGFMSQFKDKVQRSLTTLHQGLQALKADGYPVDSMVPMGAIYLTAKLDVLGKTTPAGQVLTTTKELTSYLISEARLALVPFSAFGNEHTAPWFRMSVGGASHESIEAALPRLRAALDALV; this is translated from the coding sequence ATGCAAGTTTCGAGAATGGCCGGCAGCCTGATTGGCTCCGAAATCATCAAAATCGGCAATGAAGTCAATGATATGATTCGCAAGGGGGAGCAGATTTGCAACCTCACCATCGGCGACTTTGACCCGTCAATTTTTCCAATTCCGGAAGAGCTTCAACAGGAAATTACCCTGGCCTACCAGGCCGGTCATACCAACTATCCGCCCGCAAATGGCATGGTGGGCCTGCGCGAAGCCGCGGCTGCATTTACTAAGTCACGCCTGGGCCTTGAGTACTCGCCCAACGACTTTCTGGTGGCTGGCGGCTCTCGCCCCCTGATTTATGCCACGTACCTGGCCCTGGTTGACCCCGGCGACAAAGTGGTATTTCCGGTGCCGAGCTGGAATAACAACCACTACTGCCACCTCTCCTCTGCCCAGAGCGTGATGGTAGAAACCCGCGCCGAGAACAACTTCATGCCCACGGCCGAGGAGCTTGCACCTCATTTGGAAGGCGCTACCCTCCTGGCCCTGTGCTCTCCGCTCAACCCCACCGGCACCGTATTCACCCGCGAAGGCTTGGAAGCCATCTGCGACCTGGTGCTGGCCGAGAACAAGCGCCGCCAACCCGGCGAGAAGCCCCTCTACCTGCTCTACGACCAGATTTACTGGCTCCTAACCTTCGGCACCACCGAGCACTACGACCCCGTGAATCTGCGCCCAGAGCTGCGCGACTACACCATTTACATTGATGGTATCTCGAAGTGCCTGGCGGCTACCGGGGTGCGCGTGGGCTATGCGTTTGGCCCGCTGGCGGTGATTGATAAAATGAAGGCCATTCTGGGCCACGTGGGGGCCTGGGCCCCTAAAGCTGAGCAGGTTGCCACGGCCAAGTACCTGCCCCAGGCAGAGAAAGTTGATGGCTTCATGAGCCAGTTCAAGGATAAGGTGCAGCGCAGCCTAACCACTCTCCACCAGGGGTTACAGGCCCTGAAAGCCGATGGGTACCCCGTTGACTCTATGGTGCCGATGGGAGCCATTTATCTTACGGCTAAGCTGGATGTGCTCGGGAAGACTACGCCCGCCGGGCAGGTACTCACCACTACCAAGGAGCTGACCTCCTACCTCATCAGTGAGGCTCGCTTGGCGCTGGTGCCCTTCAGCGCTTTCGGCAATGAGCACACCGCACCGTGGTTCCGGATGTCGGTGGGTGGTGCTTCGCATGAGTCTATTGAAGCAGCTTTGCCCCGCCTGCGCGCCGCTCTCGATGCGCTAGTGTAG
- the tsaE gene encoding tRNA (adenosine(37)-N6)-threonylcarbamoyltransferase complex ATPase subunit type 1 TsaE — protein MSLLTLEISGLAALPAAAAQVREALRGHSIICFEGEMGAGKTTFIKALCQCLGVQDEVSSPTFSLVNEYRDAQNQPIYHFDFYRLDTPREAEGIGALEYFDSGYLCLIEWPSRIEELLPPDRLLITLTVTGLETRELKIES, from the coding sequence ATGTCTCTACTGACCCTAGAAATCTCTGGCCTGGCCGCCCTGCCTGCCGCCGCTGCCCAAGTGCGTGAAGCCCTGCGTGGGCATTCCATCATCTGCTTTGAAGGTGAGATGGGTGCCGGCAAAACCACGTTCATCAAAGCCCTATGCCAATGCCTGGGCGTGCAGGATGAAGTAAGCAGCCCCACATTTTCGCTGGTGAATGAGTACCGCGATGCCCAAAACCAGCCGATTTACCACTTCGACTTTTACCGGCTTGATACTCCGCGGGAGGCGGAAGGAATTGGGGCGTTGGAGTACTTCGATTCTGGCTATCTTTGCCTGATAGAGTGGCCTAGCCGCATTGAGGAATTATTGCCTCCGGATCGGCTGCTCATAACGCTCACCGTCACTGGCCTAGAAACCAGGGAATTAAAAATTGAAAGTTAA
- a CDS encoding alanine dehydrogenase: MPEAVPPGFESLATSRAYFTQESMLAVETRKRKLFIGLPRETSLQENRICLTPEAVKHLVEAGHEVLLESGAGEPSKHSDHDYSEAGATIAYSQKEVFEADIILKVAPPTYDEIEFMRGGQTLISALQFGSLTSEYITALTRKKINAISFELIKDPSGARPVVRAMSEIAGSTVMLIAAEYLARSNEGKGIILGGITGVPPSQVVILGAGTVAEYAARAATGLGAEVKVFDNHLYKLRRLKMNLCTPQLYTSTLDTYALNQQIRRADVVIGALNAEEGRIPFMVSEDVVSQMAPGSVIIDVSIDQGGCFETSEMTSHSKPVFRKYDVIHYCVPNIASRVPRTATNALSNIFTPILQEISQHGGINEVLFTNEHFRSGVYIYKGSLTNASIAKKFNMRYKELALMIAVRN, from the coding sequence ATGCCCGAAGCAGTACCCCCCGGATTTGAGTCGTTGGCTACGAGCCGCGCCTACTTCACCCAGGAATCCATGCTGGCCGTGGAAACACGGAAGCGCAAGCTGTTTATCGGGCTGCCCCGCGAGACTTCCCTCCAGGAAAACCGGATTTGCCTCACGCCTGAGGCCGTGAAGCACTTGGTAGAGGCTGGCCACGAGGTACTGCTGGAAAGCGGCGCCGGGGAGCCCAGCAAACACTCCGACCACGATTACTCTGAGGCGGGGGCTACCATTGCCTACTCGCAGAAAGAAGTATTTGAGGCCGATATCATCCTGAAAGTGGCCCCGCCCACCTATGATGAGATTGAGTTTATGCGCGGGGGCCAAACCCTGATTTCGGCCCTGCAGTTTGGCTCGCTCACCAGCGAGTACATTACGGCTCTCACCCGCAAAAAAATCAACGCCATTAGCTTCGAGCTGATCAAAGACCCCTCGGGCGCGCGCCCCGTGGTGCGGGCCATGAGCGAAATTGCCGGCTCTACCGTGATGCTGATTGCGGCCGAGTACCTGGCCCGCTCCAACGAAGGCAAGGGCATTATTCTGGGCGGCATTACGGGTGTGCCCCCATCCCAGGTGGTGATTTTGGGTGCCGGCACGGTGGCTGAGTACGCGGCCCGCGCCGCCACTGGCCTAGGTGCTGAGGTAAAGGTATTTGACAACCACCTCTACAAGCTGCGCCGGCTCAAGATGAACCTGTGCACCCCCCAGCTCTACACCAGCACCCTCGATACCTACGCTCTCAACCAGCAGATCCGCCGCGCCGACGTGGTAATTGGGGCCCTGAACGCTGAGGAAGGCCGCATTCCGTTCATGGTGTCAGAAGATGTAGTGTCGCAGATGGCGCCCGGCTCGGTGATTATTGATGTGAGCATTGACCAGGGCGGCTGCTTCGAGACGAGTGAGATGACCAGCCACAGCAAGCCCGTTTTCCGCAAGTACGACGTGATTCATTACTGCGTGCCGAACATTGCTTCCCGCGTGCCGCGCACTGCTACTAATGCTCTGAGTAACATTTTTACGCCCATTCTGCAGGAAATCAGTCAGCACGGCGGCATCAACGAAGTACTTTTCACCAATGAGCACTTCCGTTCCGGCGTCTACATCTATAAGGGCTCCCTCACCAACGCCAGCATCGCCAAGAAATTCAACATGCGCTACAAAGAGCTGGCGTTAATGATTGCCGTGCGAAACTAG
- a CDS encoding GNAT family N-acetyltransferase produces MEFTSAEVAAAMTRSFQHYFVPMVFDAAAFERRFRGEHLDPAASRLWFQGDELVGVVFIARRGWQSRVAAMGLVPEYRSQGLGKIMLGTALKEAQQRGDQSMLLEVFTENVPAIRLYERLGFRRTRRLLGFRQEAGAAPNTGEMLTEMDPLELARVVIRETEEPLPWMSSGETLLSITKPTKAFRLQEQAYALIRPDANGQFVQMLLVPRAYRRQGWGTRLVRALEARFPDYPTIVPCLVPEGPGTDFMRACGWAQTDLALYEMVCLLA; encoded by the coding sequence TTGGAATTTACTTCTGCGGAGGTAGCGGCGGCCATGACGCGCTCCTTTCAGCACTATTTCGTGCCGATGGTGTTTGATGCCGCCGCCTTTGAGCGCCGTTTCCGGGGTGAGCACCTAGACCCGGCAGCAAGTCGGCTGTGGTTTCAGGGAGATGAGCTGGTGGGCGTGGTGTTCATCGCGCGGCGGGGCTGGCAGAGCCGGGTGGCGGCTATGGGATTGGTGCCCGAATACCGAAGCCAGGGCTTAGGCAAGATTATGCTCGGTACTGCCCTTAAGGAGGCCCAGCAGCGCGGCGACCAGTCGATGCTGCTGGAGGTATTTACGGAGAATGTACCCGCAATTCGGTTGTATGAACGGCTCGGCTTTAGGCGTACCAGGCGCCTATTGGGGTTTCGGCAAGAGGCCGGCGCAGCCCCTAATACAGGGGAGATGCTCACGGAAATGGACCCCTTAGAACTGGCGCGTGTAGTTATTCGTGAAACAGAGGAGCCTTTGCCTTGGATGAGCAGTGGCGAAACTCTGCTGAGTATTACTAAGCCAACTAAAGCCTTTCGGTTGCAGGAACAGGCCTACGCCCTAATCAGGCCCGATGCTAACGGGCAGTTCGTACAGATGCTACTAGTGCCGCGTGCCTACCGCCGCCAAGGGTGGGGTACGCGCTTAGTCAGGGCCCTGGAGGCCCGGTTTCCAGATTACCCAACTATAGTGCCTTGCCTAGTTCCGGAAGGACCTGGCACAGATTTTATGCGGGCCTGCGGTTGGGCGCAGACAGACCTAGCGCTGTACGAAATGGTGTGCCTACTGGCCTAG